Proteins found in one Pongo pygmaeus isolate AG05252 chromosome 8, NHGRI_mPonPyg2-v2.0_pri, whole genome shotgun sequence genomic segment:
- the DKK1 gene encoding dickkopf-related protein 1, with product MMALGAAGATRVFVALVAAALGGHPLLGVSATLNSVLNSNAIKNLPPPLGGAAGHPGSAVSAAPGILYPGGNKYQTIDNYQPYPCAEDQECGTDEYCASPTRGGDAVVQICLACRKRRKRCMRHAMCCPGNYCKNGICVSSDQNHFRGEIEETITESFGNDHSTLDGYSRRTTLSSKMYHTKGQEGSVCLRSSDCATGLCCARHFWSKICKPVLKEGQVCTKHRRKGSHGLEIFQRCYCGEGLSCRIQKDHHQASNSSRLHTCQRH from the exons ATGATGGCTCTGGGCGCAGCGGGAGCTACCCGGGTCTTCGTCGCGCTGGTAGCGGCGGCTCTCGGCGGCCACCCTCTGCTGGGAGTGAGCGCCACCTTGAACTCGGTTCTCAATTCCAACGCTATCAAGAACCTGCCCCCACCGCTGGGCGGCGCTGCGGGGCACCCAGGCTCTGCAGTCAGCGCCGCGCCGGGAATTCTGTACCCGGGCGGGAATAAGTACCAGACCATTGACAACTACCAG CCGTACCCGTGCGCAGAGGACCAGGAGTGCGGCACTGATGAGTACTGCGCTAGTCCCACCCGCGGAGGGGACGCGGTCGTGCAAATCTGTCTAGCCTGCAGGAAGCGCCGAAAACGCTGCATGCGTCACGCTATGTGCTGCCCCGGGAATTACTGCAAAAATG GAATATGTGTGTCTTCTGATCAAAATCATTTCCGAGGAGAAATTGAGGAAACCATCACTGAAAGCTTTGGTAATGATCATAGCACCTTGGATGGGTATTCCAGGAGAACCACCTTGTCTTCAAAAATGTATCACACCAAAG GACAAGAAGGTTCTGTCTGTCTCCGGTCATCAGACTGTGCCACAGGATTGTGTTGTGCTAGACACTTCTGGTCCAAGATTTGTAAACCTGTCCTGAAAGAAGGTCAAGTGTGTACCAAGCATAGGAGAAAAGGCTCTCATGGGCTAGAAATATTCCAGCGTTGTTACTGCGGAGAAGGTCTGTCTTGCCGGATACAGAAAGATCACCATCAAGCCAGTAATTCTTCTAGGCTTCACACTTGTCAGAGACACTAA